From the genome of Triticum aestivum cultivar Chinese Spring chromosome 3B, IWGSC CS RefSeq v2.1, whole genome shotgun sequence, one region includes:
- the LOC123072524 gene encoding uncharacterized protein translates to MDHVARHPASHVPPSQRRRPNPNSNPTSLMPPLPLPTAPPPRALCHARRLALKPLRCRRGLVRVRASGDKAQPPPSRTQMIMDKISSAGEEVGGAGGAYSYDALKRLDQICASICSAPQEASSSKAPPQIVTRVQGPAPPAAADPGVETFDVLVCGGTLGIFMASALSYRGLRVGIVERGAVKGREQEWNISRKELMEIVQVGILSEAEAEQVVTSDFNPNRCGFEGKGEIWVEDILHLGISPAKLVEIMKARFILSGGAIFEGKSVSSISVHDDLAVLNLSDGDRLRCRLVVDAMGNFSPIVRQIRSGRRPDGLCLVVGACARGFEKNTTSDVIFSSSSVKKVGGDSGGSVQLFWEAFPAGSGPTDRTTYMFTYVDPQFGCPKLEELLEMFWDLIPGYQDTVLDNLDIRRVIYGIFPTYRDSPLPAAFDRILQVGDASGIQSPVSFGGFGSLTRHLGRLSNGVHEAVSGDFLDTQSLKLLNPYMPNLSASWLFQRAMSTRPGTGISPTFINELLFANFQSMQRLGDSVLRPFLQDVIQFGPLVKTLGLVMISRPRILPEIFRQVGVGAILNWSGHFVMLGYYTFLSGFVGPAVRPWVESLAPRGRYQWERYLEAWEYGAGLDYRQEE, encoded by the coding sequence ATGGACCACGTCGCCCGCCATCCAGCCAGCCATGTCCCTCCCTCCCAGCGCAGGCGCCCGAATCCAAATTCCAATCCAACCAGCCTCATGCCGCCTCTTCCCCTTCCCACCGCTCCGCCGCCCCGTGCTCTTTGCCAtgcccgccgcctcgccctcaaGCCGCTGCGGTGCCGCCGCGGCCTCGTGCGCGTCAGGGCGTCGGGGGATAAGGCCCAGCCGCCGCCCTCCAGAACCCAGATGATTATGGACAAGATTTCCTCTGCCGGCGAAGAggtcggcggcgccggcggggcgtACTCATACGACGCGCTGAAGAGGTTGGACCAAATCTGCGCCAGCATATGCTCAGCACCCCAAGAAGCCTCCTCCTCCAAAGCCCCTCCCCAGATCGTCACCCGCGTCCAAGGCCCAGCACCACCGGCGGCCGCCGATCCCGGCGTGGAGACCTTCGACGTGCTGGTGTGCGGCGGCACGCTGGGCATCTTCATGGCCAGCGCGCTCAGCTACAGAGGCCTCCGGGTGGGCATCGTCGAGAGGGGCGCCGTCAAAGGCCGGGAGCAGGAGTGGAACATCTCACGGAAGGAGCTCATGGAGATCGTGCAGGTCGGCATCCTCTCCGAGGCCGAGGCCGAGCAGGTGGTCACCAGCGACTTCAACCCCAACCGGTGCGGCTTCGAGGGTAAAGGCGAGATTTGGGTGGAGGACATCCTCCACCTCGGGATATCGCCGGCGAAGCTCGTCGAGATCATGAAAGCCCGCTTCATCTTGTCCGGAGGAGCGATCTTTGAGGGGAAGAGCGTGTCGAGCATCTCGGTTCACGACGATCTTGCGGTGCTGAATTTGAGCGACGGTGATCGTCTGCGTTGCCGGCTCGTCGTCGATGCCATGGGCAACTTCTCCCCGATAGTGCGGCAGATCCGCTCCGGCAGGAGACCGGACGGACTATGCCTCGTTGTCGGTGCCTGTGCTCGTGGGTTTGAGAAGAACACAACCAGTGATGTTATCTTCAGCAGCTCGTCGGTAAAAAAAGTTGGGGGAGATTCAGGAGGATCAGTGCAGCTCTTCTGGGAGGCATTTCCTGCTGGCTCCGGCCCGACTGATCGCACCACATACATGTTCACATATGTCGATCCGCAGTTCGGGTGCCCGAAGCTGGAGGAACTCCTGGAGATGTTCTGGGATCTCATCCCTGGTTACCAGGACACAGTTCTTGACAACTTGGACATAAGGAGAGTCATATACGGGATCTTCCCGACTTACCGTGACAGCCCGCTGCCGGCCGCGTTCGACCGGATCTTACAGGTCGGCGACGCCAGTGGGATCCAGTCACCCGTCTCATTCGGGGGGTTTGGGAGCCTGACAAGGCACCTCGGCCGTCTGTCCAACGGCGTGCACGAAGCGGTTTCAGGAGATTTCCTGGACACTCAAAGTCTGAAGCTGCTAAACCCTTACATGCCGAATCTAAGCGCGTCATGGCTGTTCCAGAGGGCAATGTCGACGAGGCCAGGGACGGGTATCTCGCCGACTTTTATCAACGAGCTTCTCTTTGCGAACTTCCAGTCGATGCAGAGGCTCGGGGACTCGGTGCTCCGGCCGTTTCTCCAGGATGTGATACAGTTTGGACCCCTGGTGAAAACGTTGGGCCTGGTGATGATCAGCCGGCCGCGGATCTTGCCTGAAATATTCAGGCAGGTTGGCGTTGGGGCCATCCTCAACTGGTCTGGCCACTTCGTGATGCTTGGTTACTACACGTTTCTTTCTGGCTTTGTCGGTCCGGCTGTTCGGCCCTGGGTTGAATCTTTGGCGCCGAGGGGTAGGTATCAGTGGGAGCGGTATCTCGAAGCGTGGGAGTATGGAGCTGGCTTAGACTATCGCCAAGAGGAATGA